One segment of Triticum aestivum cultivar Chinese Spring chromosome 2A, IWGSC CS RefSeq v2.1, whole genome shotgun sequence DNA contains the following:
- the LOC123186599 gene encoding probable indole-3-pyruvate monooxygenase YUCCA10, which translates to MESVAVLIVGAGPAGLATAACLSQFAIPYVIVERESCSASLWRNRAYDRLKLHLAKEFCELPHMSYPVDAPTYIPKNLFVKYLDDYVEHFNIQPKYLTSVESSTYDNDEKCWVIVAKDMSKCTTVKFTAKFLVVASGENSAENIPMIPGLESFSGDVIHSSSYKSGKSYSGKNVLVVGSGNSGMEIAYDLATHGANTSVVIRSPIHVMTKELIHLGMTLAHHLPLNLVDKLLVMAAYLIFGDLSRHGITRPKMGPMTLKAETGRSAVIDLGTVGLIKKGIIKVQGSISKIKGNIVKFQCSKRISFDAIVFATGYKSTANIWLKNGESMLNGNGLPIQKYPNHWKGENGLYCAGLARRGLAGIAADAKNIANDIKSLIDSMSS; encoded by the exons ATGGAGAGTGTTGCAGTGTTGATTGTTGGTGCTGGGCCAGCAGGCCTCGCAACGGCAGCATGCCTTAGCCAATTCGCAATTCCTTATGTCATAGTCGAGCGTGAGAGCTGTAGCGCGTCACTTTGGCGCAACCGCGCGTATGATCGCCTCAAGCTGCATCTTGCAAAGGAGTTCTGTGAGTTGCCACACATGTCATACCCTGTAGATGCACCAACATACATACCAAAAAACTTGTTTGTGAAGTACTTGGATGATTATGTTGAGCATTTCAACATTCAACCGAAGTACCTCACCAGCGTGGAGTCATCcacatatgacaatgatgaaaaatGTTGGGTCATTGTGGCAAAGGACATGTCAAAGTGCACCACAGTCAAGTTCACGGCAAAGTTCCTTGTTGTGGCAAGTGGTGAGAATAGTGCAGAGAATATTCCAATGATCCCTGGACTAGAAAGCTTTTCAGGTGATGTCATCCACTCCTCAAGCTACAAGTCAGGCAAGAGCTACTCTGGCAAGAATGTATTGGTCGTTGGATCCGGCAACTCCGGGATGGAAATTGCTTATGACCTTGCGACCCATGGTGCCAACACATCGGTTGTTATACGAAGCCCG ATTCATGTAATGACAAAGGAATTAATTCATTTGGGCATGACACTTGCTCACCATCTTCCATTGAATCTAGTGGATAAACTCCTTGTGATGGCAGCGTATTTAATATTTGGAGACCTGTCACGACATGGCATCACAAGGCCAAAAATGGGTCCAATGACCCTCAAAGCAGAAACAGGTCGATCTGCAGTGATTGATCTTGGGACTGTTGGATTGATCAAAAAAGGCATCATCAAA GTTCAAGGGAGCATTAGTAAGATCAAGGGCAACATAGTTAAATTTCAATGCAGTAAAAGAATCTCATTTGATGCGATTGTGTTTGCAACTGGATACAAAAGCACGGCAAATATATGGCTCAAG AATGGTGAGAGCATGTTAAATGGCAACGGACTGCCCATCCAAAAATATCCGAATCATTGGAAAGGTGAAAATGGGCTCTACTGTGCTGGGTTAGCGAGGAGAGGATTAGCCGGTATTGCAGCAGATGCCAAGAATATCGCTAATGACATCAAATCTTTGATAGACTCTATGTCAAGTTAA
- the LOC123191072 gene encoding probable indole-3-pyruvate monooxygenase YUCCA10 → MESVAVLIVGAGPAGLAKAACLSQFAIPYVIVERESCSASLWRNRAYDRLKLHLAKEFCELPHMSYPVDAPTYIPKNLFVKYLDDYVEHFNIQPKYLTSVESSTYDNDEKCWVIVAKDMSKCTTVKFTAKFLVVASGENSAENIPMIPGLESFSGDVIHSSSYKSGKSYSGKNVLVVGSGNSGMEIAYDLATHGANTSVVIRSPIHVMTKELIRLGMTLAHHLPLNLVDKLLVMAAYLIFGDLSRHGITRPKMGPMTLKAETGRSAVIDVGTVGLIKKGIIKVQGSISKIKGNIVKFQCSKRISFDAIVFATGYKSTANIWLKNGESMLNGNGLPIQKYPNHWKGENGLYCAGLARRGLAGIAADAKNIANDIKSLIDSMSS, encoded by the exons ATGGAGAGTGTTGCAGTGTTGATTGTTGGTGCTGGGCCAGCAGGCCTCGCAAAGGCAGCATGCCTTAGCCAATTCGCAATTCCTTATGTCATAGTCGAGCGTGAGAGCTGTAGCGCGTCACTTTGGCGCAACCGCGCGTATGATCGCCTCAAGCTGCATCTTGCAAAGGAGTTTTGTGAGTTGCCACACATGTCATACCCTGTAGATGCACCAACATACATACCAAAAAACTTGTTTGTGAAGTACTTGGATGATTATGTTGAGCATTTCAACATTCAACCGAAGTACCTCACCAGCGTGGAGTCATCcacatatgacaatgatgaaaaatGTTGGGTCATTGTGGCAAAGGACATGTCAAAGTGCACCACAGTCAAGTTCACGGCAAAGTTCCTTGTTGTGGCAAGTGGTGAGAATAGTGCAGAGAATATTCCAATGATCCCTGGACTAGAAAGCTTTTCAGGTGATGTCATCCACTCCTCAAGCTACAAGTCAGGCAAGAGCTACTCTGGCAAGAATGTATTGGTCGTTGGATCCGGCAACTCCGGGATGGAAATTGCTTATGACCTTGCGACCCATGGTGCCAACACATCGGTTGTTATACGAAGCCCG ATTCATGTAATGACAAAGGAATTAATTCGTTTGGGCATGACACTTGCTCACCATCTTCCATTGAATCTAGTGGATAAACTCCTTGTGATGGCAGCGTATTTAATATTTGGAGACCTGTCACGACATGGCATCACAAGGCCAAAAATGGGTCCAATGACCCTCAAAGCAGAAACAGGCCGATCCGCAGTGATTGATGTTGGGACTGTTGGATTGATCAAAAAAGGCATCATCAAA GTTCAAGGGAGCATTAGTAAGATCAAGGGCAACATAGTTAAATTTCAATGCAGTAAAAGAATCTCATTTGATGCGATCGTGTTTGCAACTGGATACAAAAGCACGGCAAATATATGGCTCAAG AATGGTGAGAGCATGTTAAATGGCAACGGATTGCCCATCCAAAAATATCCGAATCATTGGAAAGGTGAAAATGGGCTCTACTGTGCTGGGTTAGCGAGGAGAGGATTAGCCGGTATTGCAGCAGATGCCAAGAATATCGCTAATGACATCAAATCTTTGATAGACTCTATGTCAAGTTAA
- the LOC123186602 gene encoding probable indole-3-pyruvate monooxygenase YUCCA10: protein MESVAVLIVGAGPAGLATAACLSQFAIPYVIVERESCSASLWRNRAYDRLKLHLAKEFCELPHMSYPVDAPIYIPKNLFVKYLDDYVEHFNIQPKYLTCVESSTYDNDEKCWSIVAKDMSKCTTVKFTAKFLVVASGENSAENIPMIPGLESFPGDVIHSSSYKSGKSYSGKNVLVVGSGNSGMEIAYDLATHGANTSVVIRSPIHVMTKELIHLGMTLAHHLPLNLVDKLLVMAAYLIFGDLSRHGITRPKMGPMTLKAETGRSAVIDVGTVGLIKKGIIKVQRSISKIKGNIVKFQCSKRISFDAIVFATGYKSTANIWLKNGESMLNGNGLPIQKYPNHWKGENGLYCAGLARRGLAGIATDAKNIANDIKSLIDSMSS from the exons ATGGAGAGTGTTGCAGTGTTGATTGTTGGTGCTGGGCCAGCAGGCCTCGCAACGGCAGCATGCCTTAGCCAATTCGCAATTCCTTATGTCATAGTCGAGCGTGAGAGCTGTAGCGCGTCACTTTGGCGCAACCGCGCGTATGATCGCCTCAAGCTGCATCTTGCAAAGGAGTTCTGTGAGTTGCCACACATGTCATACCCTGTAGATGCACCAATATACATACCAAAAAACTTGTTTGTGAAGTACTTGGATGATTATGTTGAGCATTTCAACATTCAACCGAAGTATCTCACCTGCGTGGAGTCATCcacatatgacaatgatgaaaaatGTTGGTCCATTGTGGCAAAGGACATGTCAAAGTGCACCACAGTCAAGTTCACGGCAAAGTTTCTTGTTGTGGCAAGTGGTGAGAATAGTGCAGAGAATATTCCAATGATCCCTGGACTAGAAAGCTTTCCAGGTGATGTCATCCACTCCTCAAGCTACAAGTCAGGCAAGAGCTACTCTGGCAAGAATGTATTGGTCGTTGGATCCGGCAACTCCGGGATGGAAATTGCTTATGACCTTGCGACCCATGGTGCCAACACATCGGTTGTTATACGAAGCCCG ATTCATGTAATGACAAAGGAATTAATTCATTTGGGCATGACACTTGCTCACCATCTTCCATTGAATCTAGTGGATAAACTCCTTGTGATGGCAGCGTATTTAATATTTGGAGACCTGTCACGACATGGCATCACAAGGCCAAAAATGGGTCCAATGACCCTCAAAGCAGAAACAGGTCGATCTGCAGTGATTGATGTTGGGACTGTTGGATTGATCAAAAAAGGCATCATCAAA GTTCAACGGAGCATTAGTAAGATCAAGGGCAACATAGTTAAATTTCAATGCAGTAAAAGAATCTCATTTGATGCGATTGTGTTTGCAACTGGATACAAAAGCACGGCAAATATATGGCTCAAG AATGGTGAGAGCATGTTAAATGGCAACGGACTGCCCATCCAAAAATATCCGAATCATTGGAAAGGTGAAAATGGGCTCTACTGTGCTGGGTTAGCGAGGAGAGGATTAGCCGGTATTGCAACAGATGCCAAGAATATCGCTAATGACATAAAATCTTTGATAGACTCTATGTCAAGTTAA